The Harmonia axyridis chromosome 3, icHarAxyr1.1, whole genome shotgun sequence nucleotide sequence GTGTTGTCCCTTTGCTCGTAGAAAGTAGCTGAAAAAAGCATATCAAAGCGATCCAAGTCCTTGACAAATTGTGCTTCAGGAGTTTCTTTCGCTTCATATTCCTTATAAAGTTGATACATATAAGGACCAATTTCTTCCCCCAGACAAGAAGTTATGGTTTTCATTGCCTCATCTTCCATTTTATGTTTCTCCTCTTCAGGTATGTTATCTCTAGGAGTTATGTCTCCAACTATACTTTCTGCCAAGTCATGAACTAAAGCTAATTGAAGACATTTTAATCTGTCTAAGGTAGAATTGTTTCCTAGCAAAAACGTCATCATAGCCATTCCATACATATGACCAGCAATTTGCTCATGATTTTTCACATCACACTGCTCCCAACCCCTTCTACTGCTATGTTTTAAATTATTCACTAAACCAATGAATTCTAATACTTTTTCTGGTTTCAAGTTTTCCATTTTTGATACGAATCACCGATTCTCTGACGAAAAACTTTGAGGTAGGTATAATGAATATTAATAGGAACTATAGATGATATCATACAGTTTgtatttttatgagataatgAAAAAAGCAATCAATGCAATGATTCCTACGATAAGATTAAAGCTATTTCTTTGTACACTAGTGACACATTAAATGTAGGTTAAGTCAATGAGTAAAAGAACCGTTACGTCCACAGATAATCGATATTTCTTTAATCATGGCACAGAAAAGTGCAATTCTTTATTCTGCGATAGTGTTTTTCACACACAGTGAAAAATCATTGTTCTCTTCAAACAATGATATAAAATTAGAACAAAATttgagaacaaaataaaatgaaggaaTCTATTAGCCCGAAGAAAATCTAAGTACATAACTTACGATGAAGATAATAGATGGTGCTAGTTCTATTGAATTCTAAATCTtggaaacaaagcgtttgctgtTTATGAGATTTTTTCTTGGAGTCATTCGAGTAATCACACCTCTTTGTTCGTGATTCCAaatttgaaacatcctgtatactgTTGAAGATTCCATAATTCTATACATACATAGGTACCTATAGGTTtctaatatttaaaaaaatcattgcAATTAGGTATTCATGTAGATTGAAATGGTTgagtttttaaaaaatatttattaaaaaataattataaatactTAAAAACTAATCTTCATCTTTCTTAAGCTCAATATGCACATTTTAAACAAGTTAGTAAGTACATTACCTATTGTAATAATGACTTTGACATTTTCAACGTACAACAACACACAGTTCTTATAAGAATAATCCTTATGTTCGAAATTTGTACAAACAGAACTTACAACTGACTGATTATTTGTAAGTTCAACAAAACAATATAATTTGTTTCTATTTCTTGAAGAAAAATTCTCCAGATCCAAAATTGAAATCGTTATTCACAAGGGGTGCCGAAGAAAATCTAGGACCATTGGTGTCCTTCCATAAGGAAAGATCAACTGAAGGTAGGGACTCGCATGGGACGACAGCattactaaaaaaaaagattgaatttTGGCTGGACTGCGAAAAAACATCACTTCTTTATCTTACCTATGTGAAATCCTTTCAAAAGCACGTGGTTGCATCGACTTCACATCTTTGCTGTTATCACAGAGCAAACGTGCTATGCTGCTTTTTCTTATTTCGTTCAATTGATCTGGAAAAGGTTATAGTGAAAATTAAatgttattcaaaatttaaGTGTTTTTATAAGTTAGAAGCCACCAGTTTTTTGCGCTATTTTCAGGGTACCAGACTTGTCTATATATATATTCGAATTATTAATCAAATAAGTGTGGCACAGTGTGGCAA carries:
- the LOC123676086 gene encoding 5'-deoxynucleotidase HDDC2 — protein: MENLKPEKVLEFIGLVNNLKHSSRRGWEQCDVKNHEQIAGHMYGMAMMTFLLGNNSTLDRLKCLQLALVHDLAESIVGDITPRDNIPEEEKHKMEDEAMKTITSCLGEEIGPYMYQLYKEYEAKETPEAQFVKDLDRFDMLFSATFYEQRDNTPGKLQEYFTSTEGKFQNTYINNLVEILKTKRKSELSNGQI